One window of the Halobacillus litoralis genome contains the following:
- the rpiA gene encoding ribose 5-phosphate isomerase A, which produces MDVNWKNSLAVQATWSGEISNRRAKEKVADEVSRYVKNGDVIGVGSGSTSYLALEKITQRVRNEGMNVTAIPTSKEAEMNCSYFGLPTSSLISVQPDWGFDGADEVDENNRLIKGRGGALFAEKLVMASSSKTYILIDESKRVHQLGKKFTVPVEVDPRAIHLVETKLTRFPVEHVRLRMAQSKDGPVLTEAGNVILDVGFNNIGDRLEDELSAIPGIIETGLFIGYSVEILTV; this is translated from the coding sequence ATGGACGTGAATTGGAAAAATTCTTTAGCTGTTCAGGCGACATGGTCAGGTGAGATTTCAAATCGGAGAGCCAAAGAGAAGGTGGCTGATGAGGTCAGCCGATATGTCAAAAATGGTGATGTGATCGGAGTTGGTTCTGGATCGACCTCATACCTTGCTTTGGAAAAAATTACACAAAGGGTCCGAAATGAAGGGATGAATGTGACCGCTATTCCAACATCCAAGGAAGCGGAAATGAACTGCAGCTATTTTGGTCTGCCTACTTCATCGCTTATTTCGGTTCAGCCGGATTGGGGCTTCGATGGAGCAGACGAGGTCGATGAAAACAACCGATTAATTAAAGGAAGGGGCGGGGCGCTTTTTGCAGAAAAACTCGTGATGGCGAGCTCATCTAAAACGTATATTTTAATAGATGAAAGCAAGCGTGTTCATCAACTGGGAAAGAAATTCACTGTACCTGTAGAAGTGGACCCGCGTGCCATCCATTTGGTGGAGACGAAGTTAACACGATTTCCGGTTGAGCATGTTCGTCTGCGAATGGCTCAATCAAAAGATGGCCCTGTCCTGACTGAAGCAGGCAATGTGATACTGGATGTGGGTTTCAATAACATAGGTGATCGCTTGGAAGACGAGTTAAGTGCTATACCCGGTATCATTGAAACAGGGTTGTTCATTGGGTATTCCGTGGAAATTTTAACGGTTTGA
- a CDS encoding response regulator transcription factor — MITVLFADDHEMVRIGVSAYLSAQPDIEVIAEADDGEAAIGMALEHRPDIILMDLVMERMDGIEATKQIITQWPEAKIIIVTSFLDDEKVYPALEAGATSYMLKTSKAEEIAKAIRSTYEGQSILEPEVTGKIMTKMRSPHVEDLHDQLTGREKEILLLMAEGKTNQEISEQLFIALKTVKVHVSNILGKLEVSDRTQAVIYAFKHNLVN, encoded by the coding sequence TTGATTACAGTTTTATTTGCGGACGACCACGAGATGGTCAGGATTGGTGTTTCCGCTTACTTATCAGCACAACCAGATATTGAAGTCATTGCAGAGGCTGACGATGGTGAAGCGGCGATTGGGATGGCTCTTGAACACCGCCCTGATATCATCCTTATGGATTTAGTGATGGAGCGGATGGACGGAATTGAAGCCACAAAGCAAATCATAACTCAATGGCCCGAAGCGAAAATCATTATTGTTACCAGTTTCTTAGATGATGAAAAAGTGTATCCTGCCTTAGAAGCAGGAGCGACGAGCTATATGTTGAAAACGTCCAAGGCTGAGGAAATTGCAAAGGCCATTCGTTCTACATATGAGGGTCAGTCGATTTTAGAACCTGAAGTAACAGGTAAAATCATGACAAAAATGCGCTCCCCTCATGTGGAAGACTTACATGATCAATTGACGGGTAGAGAAAAAGAAATTTTATTGTTGATGGCTGAAGGGAAAACAAATCAGGAAATATCCGAACAGCTCTTTATCGCCTTGAAAACAGTGAAGGTCCATGTAAGTAATATTCTTGGTAAATTGGAAGTCTCTGACCGTACTCAAGCGGTCATTTATGCATTCAAACATAATTTAGTGAATTAG
- a CDS encoding biotin transporter BioY: MKRSHFSAYDITLGALFVALMAVGANITAFMPFLQVMGVPVTLQTFFAILAGLVLGSRLGFFSLLVYTTLGLIGAPIFAGFKGGVSILFSPTFGFIVSFIVLAYLVGKLAESNRKLPMYIGAAFAGLIINYFIGVNWFYFALNFWIGGEGISFTLAWSSMIPFLIKDTVLAVGAGFFAYRLEKSVLHRTQLRQAA, from the coding sequence ATGAAGCGTTCTCATTTTTCTGCATATGATATTACTTTGGGAGCCCTTTTCGTAGCACTTATGGCAGTTGGAGCGAACATTACTGCTTTTATGCCATTTTTACAGGTCATGGGCGTTCCGGTAACGTTACAAACGTTCTTCGCTATATTGGCAGGGCTTGTGCTGGGAAGCCGATTGGGGTTTTTCTCACTCCTCGTCTACACCACTCTTGGGTTGATCGGTGCTCCTATATTCGCTGGGTTCAAAGGCGGGGTATCCATATTGTTTTCCCCTACATTCGGATTCATTGTATCTTTTATTGTTTTAGCCTATTTAGTAGGGAAGCTTGCTGAATCCAATCGTAAATTACCTATGTATATCGGGGCAGCTTTTGCAGGACTTATTATCAATTATTTCATAGGAGTGAACTGGTTTTATTTCGCTCTGAATTTCTGGATCGGTGGTGAAGGGATAAGTTTCACGTTAGCGTGGTCCAGTATGATACCATTTTTAATTAAAGATACCGTATTAGCAGTTGGTGCTGGTTTCTTTGCTTATCGTTTGGAAAAGTCAGTGTTGCATCGGACACAACTGCGTCAGGCAGCATGA
- a CDS encoding sensor histidine kinase yields the protein MNVWQKQVLSGVLTFLVFMVILLGITFFAFPVGSWSDLWNRRVLDLPFGFLILVLAVTAGFVVGIAQGWFWRRQLHVIQHQLSELVKGNPMVYEGSDLNEIKQIEDKIQQVEEKMAKQTELAQRMVTERAEDREKSLQEVVVQERNRLARELHDSVSQQLFAASMMMSAINETSSQDWQATKKQMQMVEKMIHQSQLEMRALLLHLRPVALKNQSLSEGVEELLYELTQKVPMDIDWSIEDLTLDKGIEDQLFRILQESVSNTLRHAKATSLNVMLIERDHNIILRVVDDGVGFDVEEGKSSSYGLQNMQERSFEVGGTLKIVSLKGQGTRLEVKVPYRKKGGEES from the coding sequence ATGAATGTGTGGCAAAAGCAAGTTTTGTCAGGAGTCCTGACCTTTCTCGTGTTCATGGTTATATTACTTGGTATCACTTTTTTCGCCTTTCCGGTAGGTTCGTGGTCTGATTTATGGAATCGCCGTGTCCTGGACCTGCCGTTTGGTTTTTTAATTCTTGTCTTAGCTGTGACGGCTGGGTTTGTAGTCGGGATTGCGCAAGGTTGGTTTTGGCGCCGTCAGCTCCATGTCATCCAGCATCAGTTAAGCGAATTAGTCAAAGGTAATCCGATGGTGTATGAAGGATCGGATTTGAATGAAATCAAGCAAATTGAAGATAAAATACAACAGGTTGAAGAGAAAATGGCTAAACAAACCGAGCTTGCTCAACGCATGGTTACAGAGAGAGCAGAAGACCGGGAGAAGAGTTTGCAGGAGGTAGTTGTCCAGGAAAGGAACCGGCTTGCTCGAGAGCTTCATGATTCTGTAAGTCAACAATTGTTTGCAGCATCTATGATGATGTCAGCAATAAACGAGACATCTTCTCAAGATTGGCAGGCGACAAAGAAGCAAATGCAGATGGTGGAAAAAATGATTCATCAATCACAGTTGGAAATGAGAGCATTGCTTTTACACTTACGGCCAGTAGCGCTGAAAAATCAGTCATTATCTGAAGGAGTCGAAGAACTTCTATATGAACTTACGCAAAAAGTACCCATGGATATTGATTGGTCGATAGAAGACCTGACGTTGGATAAAGGGATAGAAGACCAACTTTTCAGGATTCTCCAGGAGTCTGTATCCAACACTTTGAGACATGCGAAAGCTACATCTTTAAATGTCATGTTGATTGAACGTGATCATAACATCATTCTCCGTGTAGTAGATGATGGGGTCGGTTTTGATGTGGAAGAAGGAAAGTCCAGCTCCTATGGGTTGCAGAACATGCAGGAGAGATCTTTTGAAGTGGGGGGCACCCTGAAAATCGTCAGTTTGAAAGGTCAAGGCACCCGATTGGAAGTAAAAGTTCCATATCGGAAAAAAGGAGGGGAAGAATCTTGA
- a CDS encoding flagellar basal body rod protein: protein MKKFLLFIAGLVALGILLANLGPMVLLGVSVWLLYVVFKQFMKTDSTAGKIAWMIAGLIILSVAVSNVFAVIGLVAAYGLYLIYKNWTSQKEAAVPKSDDPFTNFEKQWAEMNK, encoded by the coding sequence ATGAAAAAGTTTTTGCTATTCATTGCAGGGCTGGTAGCTCTTGGTATATTGCTCGCGAACCTTGGACCAATGGTTTTACTAGGCGTGAGTGTGTGGTTGCTCTATGTTGTGTTCAAACAATTTATGAAGACAGATTCTACAGCCGGTAAGATCGCTTGGATGATCGCCGGGTTGATCATTCTGAGTGTGGCTGTGTCTAATGTTTTTGCAGTAATTGGATTGGTGGCTGCTTATGGACTTTATCTGATTTATAAAAATTGGACAAGCCAAAAAGAAGCAGCGGTTCCCAAATCAGATGATCCGTTCACGAATTTTGAAAAACAGTGGGCAGAAATGAACAAATAA
- a CDS encoding ATP-dependent DNA helicase, giving the protein MEKRVTISVRELVSYVYRGGSIDERFQSNTALVEGTAIHQEVQGKYKEEDEKEVFLQYEFDQDGISLNIQGRCDGLLRTDEGVVIDEIKSTARELEEIDEHSHPVYWAQAKGYAFMYATQQQLQHIEVQLTYVQKSTKEKKRFQQRFTHQELAMFMDETIAVYSSYAKILLYIREQKEKTIPELGFPFPNYREGQRKLAGSVYHTIEEKRNLFAQAPTGIGKTISTLFPAIKALQLEGTERIYYLTAKTVTRATAEEALSKMKELGLQLRSVTLTAKDKICFQEETICQPEYCMFADGYYDRINGAIIDILINETQMTRSVLEEYARKHRVCPFEFSLDLTDVVDVVIGDYNYVFDPRVSLKRLLPEKKKKTALLVDEAHNLVERARDMYSAVIHKHSFQAILDEWGSDNGKLLKSASAIVKDLERIHLNGGSHRKLDDIPGELEENIERFISAAEAILQEEAVGEQSEALLDVYFQSQNFVKILELVDDHYRYIGESVNDDFTLKLFCLDPSHVLRQTTKSFRTSVFFSATLSPFAYYKEMLGGTKDDYILQLPSPYEASQIDVMITPLSTRYKSREQTARQLVERLQHQAVEHPGNHLFFFPSYHYMEMVYHEFRNTSDLDAVMQEKGMNEDRREDFLAQFVEGGRLIGFAVLGGIFSEGVDLRGDRLNGVAVVGIGLAPRSFEKELIKEYFNQKGRSGYDYSYVFPGMNKVLQAGGRLIRSEEDSGAIQLVDDRFLSRKYMQLLPEDWGNYRILR; this is encoded by the coding sequence ATGGAAAAACGTGTCACAATATCTGTTCGTGAGCTAGTTTCATATGTATATCGGGGAGGAAGTATTGATGAAAGGTTTCAATCAAACACAGCTTTAGTTGAAGGCACAGCGATACATCAGGAAGTGCAAGGGAAATATAAAGAGGAGGATGAAAAAGAGGTATTTTTGCAATACGAGTTTGACCAAGATGGGATATCCTTGAATATTCAAGGGCGTTGTGATGGGCTCTTACGGACTGATGAAGGGGTTGTGATCGATGAAATAAAATCGACTGCACGAGAACTTGAGGAAATTGATGAACATAGCCATCCCGTATACTGGGCTCAAGCAAAAGGATATGCTTTCATGTACGCCACCCAACAGCAACTTCAACATATCGAGGTTCAGTTGACTTATGTTCAGAAAAGCACGAAAGAGAAAAAAAGGTTTCAACAAAGGTTTACGCATCAAGAACTGGCAATGTTTATGGATGAGACGATTGCTGTGTATTCATCGTATGCAAAGATCCTTCTATATATCCGGGAGCAAAAGGAAAAGACAATACCTGAATTGGGTTTCCCTTTTCCAAATTATCGGGAAGGTCAAAGAAAACTTGCGGGGAGCGTTTACCATACCATCGAAGAAAAAAGAAACTTATTCGCTCAAGCCCCTACAGGGATAGGAAAAACTATCTCTACACTCTTCCCAGCCATTAAGGCATTGCAGTTAGAAGGGACGGAGCGTATATATTATTTGACTGCCAAAACGGTCACACGGGCTACGGCAGAAGAAGCCTTGTCGAAGATGAAAGAACTCGGGTTACAACTCAGGTCTGTTACTTTAACAGCTAAGGATAAGATTTGTTTTCAAGAAGAAACGATTTGTCAGCCTGAATACTGTATGTTTGCAGATGGATATTATGATCGTATAAACGGAGCCATCATCGATATTCTCATTAATGAAACACAAATGACTCGCTCTGTCCTAGAGGAATATGCACGGAAGCATCGTGTATGCCCATTTGAATTTTCTCTTGATTTGACAGATGTGGTTGATGTCGTAATCGGAGATTATAATTATGTTTTTGACCCAAGAGTTTCATTGAAGCGCCTTCTGCCTGAGAAGAAGAAAAAAACTGCCCTCCTGGTCGATGAGGCTCATAATCTGGTTGAAAGAGCCCGTGATATGTATTCAGCTGTCATTCATAAACATTCTTTTCAAGCTATTCTTGACGAATGGGGGAGTGATAATGGGAAGTTGTTAAAAAGTGCAAGCGCGATAGTCAAAGACCTGGAGCGAATTCACTTGAATGGCGGGTCACACAGGAAACTTGATGATATTCCTGGAGAATTGGAAGAGAATATTGAAAGGTTCATTTCAGCAGCAGAAGCTATATTGCAGGAAGAAGCGGTAGGTGAGCAGTCTGAGGCGTTACTCGATGTGTATTTCCAGTCCCAGAACTTTGTTAAGATTCTTGAATTAGTCGATGATCATTATCGTTATATAGGAGAAAGTGTGAATGATGATTTCACCTTAAAGTTATTTTGTCTTGATCCTTCTCATGTATTGCGTCAAACGACAAAGTCTTTTCGTACCAGTGTTTTTTTCTCTGCCACATTATCTCCTTTCGCTTATTACAAAGAGATGCTGGGAGGAACGAAGGATGATTATATATTGCAACTCCCATCACCATATGAAGCCTCTCAAATAGATGTGATGATCACCCCGCTCTCCACTCGGTATAAGTCTAGGGAACAGACAGCTCGCCAATTAGTTGAAAGGCTCCAGCATCAAGCGGTCGAACATCCTGGAAACCATTTATTTTTCTTTCCCTCCTATCACTATATGGAGATGGTCTATCATGAATTTCGTAACACATCAGATTTGGATGCAGTCATGCAGGAAAAAGGGATGAATGAGGACAGGAGAGAAGATTTTCTGGCTCAATTTGTTGAGGGAGGGCGCTTGATCGGTTTTGCTGTTTTAGGCGGTATTTTCTCTGAAGGAGTGGATTTAAGGGGAGATCGTCTGAACGGTGTGGCTGTGGTCGGTATAGGGCTTGCGCCAAGGAGCTTTGAAAAAGAACTGATTAAAGAGTATTTCAATCAAAAAGGCAGAAGCGGTTATGATTATTCGTATGTGTTCCCAGGTATGAATAAAGTACTTCAGGCAGGTGGAAGATTAATACGTTCCGAGGAGGACTCCGGAGCTATACAGCTTGTAGATGACCGTTTTCTATCCCGGAAGTATATGCAACTCCTCCCAGAAGACTGGGGAAATTATCGAATATTAAGGTGA
- a CDS encoding PspA/IM30 family protein — translation MTNLFTRLKDSISADLHDALDQKEQKNPVAMLNQYLRESERETEKVRKLVERQYRLKDEFTREYQKAQDMADKRTRQAEVAEKAGETTMHEFAIKEQQEYEARAERLKESRVESIEQLEALERKYEEMKHKLKDMHLKRMELMGRENIARAHHRMNQVIEDASDKPYSRFSEIDRYIEDLEYKVNSAYYHNTFDSKIAQLEHGMKNTEEVPAK, via the coding sequence ATGACTAATTTATTTACACGTTTGAAAGATTCGATTTCTGCAGATTTGCATGATGCATTGGATCAAAAGGAGCAGAAAAATCCTGTAGCGATGTTGAATCAGTATCTTAGAGAAAGCGAAAGGGAAACGGAAAAAGTGAGAAAGCTGGTAGAACGTCAATATCGTCTGAAGGATGAATTTACACGGGAATACCAAAAAGCTCAGGATATGGCAGACAAGCGTACACGCCAGGCAGAGGTCGCTGAAAAAGCTGGGGAAACGACTATGCATGAATTCGCAATTAAAGAGCAGCAAGAATATGAAGCCCGCGCTGAACGTTTGAAGGAATCAAGGGTTGAAAGTATTGAACAGCTCGAGGCGCTAGAAAGAAAATACGAAGAAATGAAGCATAAATTGAAGGACATGCACTTGAAGCGTATGGAATTGATGGGACGTGAAAATATCGCACGAGCTCATCACCGTATGAATCAGGTGATAGAGGATGCTTCGGACAAGCCATATTCCAGGTTCTCAGAAATCGACAGGTATATTGAAGATTTAGAGTATAAGGTGAACAGTGCCTACTACCACAATACATTCGATAGTAAAATCGCACAATTAGAACATGGTATGAAGAATACAGAAGAAGTACCAGCTAAATAG
- the liaF gene encoding cell wall-active antibiotics response protein LiaF produces the protein MLKRLTTDTINTILIIGVILLVVEIVFFNGGLVFSLLFSGILMYIGWKNYAPLWRKVLFWVGLISLVFTIFSMIAVRFLLVAIIFLFVRNYFKSREKPEHITPEILDKHQEMPHHEPLLSQKIFGDQMTPDHSYEWQDINIHGGFGDRVVDLSQTVLPHDEAVISIRHLVGNLTIYIPYEVEVSIHHSALIGRASIFQYRKNKVLNQVLSYQTQDYRHVKPKVKIITSMVSGDLEVKRV, from the coding sequence ATGCTTAAAAGACTAACAACAGATACGATCAACACGATTTTAATCATCGGGGTGATTCTCCTTGTCGTTGAAATCGTCTTCTTTAATGGCGGCCTTGTTTTCTCGTTGCTATTCTCCGGGATATTGATGTACATTGGCTGGAAAAACTATGCGCCTCTATGGCGTAAAGTTTTGTTTTGGGTAGGTTTAATCAGTTTGGTTTTCACTATATTCAGCATGATTGCAGTCAGATTCCTTCTCGTTGCGATCATTTTTCTGTTCGTTCGTAATTACTTTAAATCCCGGGAAAAGCCAGAGCACATCACTCCTGAAATTCTTGATAAACATCAAGAAATGCCGCATCACGAACCGTTGTTATCTCAAAAAATTTTCGGAGATCAAATGACTCCCGATCATTCTTATGAATGGCAGGATATCAATATCCATGGAGGGTTTGGGGATCGAGTCGTAGATTTAAGTCAAACCGTGCTGCCGCATGATGAAGCAGTTATTTCCATCCGTCATCTTGTTGGGAATCTGACCATCTACATCCCTTATGAGGTAGAGGTGAGCATCCATCACAGTGCGTTGATCGGAAGAGCGTCCATTTTCCAATACAGAAAAAACAAAGTACTCAACCAAGTTCTGTCTTATCAGACACAAGATTACCGCCATGTAAAGCCGAAGGTGAAAATCATTACATCGATGGTTTCTGGAGATCTTGAGGTGAAGCGAGTATGA
- a CDS encoding PQQ-dependent sugar dehydrogenase translates to MKYAGYLLLVVLLVSCSEEPPQEKAELKGERFQTVESNLETPWNIEHDENVFYITERPGNIVSWSNGDDPERLPVETEKEILQNGEGGLLGFTLNPERKGEAIIYHTYQEEGVIKNRVVLIEKGESQWREKGVLLEGIPGAPYHNGGRIEIGPDGKLYITTGDASEENLGQKRESLAGKILRMNIDGTIPEDNPVQGSFLYSYGHRNSQGLTWNSEGELFSSEHGPNNHDEINKIEAGKNYGWPTIVGEEKNEGMMSPLYQTGDRTWAPSGLSAFDGELYVATLRGEALRRISQQGEDPEIITDRYGRIRDVEVIEGEIYFITNNTDGRGNADEKDDRLIRFSPE, encoded by the coding sequence GTGAAATATGCAGGGTATTTACTATTGGTCGTGTTGCTGGTTTCATGTTCAGAGGAGCCTCCGCAGGAAAAGGCGGAATTGAAGGGGGAAAGGTTTCAAACTGTCGAAAGTAACTTAGAAACTCCTTGGAATATCGAACATGACGAGAACGTCTTTTACATTACCGAACGCCCAGGTAACATTGTTTCCTGGAGTAATGGTGATGATCCAGAACGCTTGCCAGTCGAGACGGAAAAAGAAATATTGCAAAACGGAGAAGGCGGGTTGCTTGGTTTTACCCTTAACCCTGAACGGAAGGGAGAGGCGATCATTTATCATACGTATCAGGAAGAGGGAGTCATTAAAAACAGGGTTGTACTTATTGAAAAGGGAGAAAGTCAATGGCGGGAGAAAGGAGTACTTTTGGAGGGAATTCCAGGTGCCCCTTATCATAACGGGGGGCGTATTGAAATTGGTCCTGATGGTAAACTCTATATAACTACTGGTGATGCTTCCGAGGAAAATCTGGGTCAGAAGCGGGAGAGTTTAGCAGGGAAAATTCTCCGGATGAATATAGATGGAACAATACCTGAAGATAATCCGGTACAAGGGTCGTTCCTATACAGCTATGGTCACCGTAATTCCCAGGGGCTTACCTGGAATAGCGAAGGTGAGTTGTTTTCATCAGAGCATGGCCCGAATAATCATGATGAAATCAATAAAATCGAAGCGGGAAAGAATTACGGGTGGCCGACGATTGTTGGTGAAGAAAAGAATGAGGGAATGATGTCGCCACTCTATCAAACGGGAGATCGTACGTGGGCGCCATCAGGTCTCAGCGCTTTTGATGGAGAACTCTATGTAGCAACTTTGAGAGGGGAAGCGTTAAGAAGAATCTCTCAGCAAGGAGAGGACCCTGAAATAATTACTGACCGCTATGGAAGAATAAGAGATGTAGAAGTTATTGAAGGCGAAATTTACTTTATTACGAACAATACGGACGGACGTGGAAACGCTGATGAAAAAGATGACAGACTTATACGGTTTTCACCGGAATAA
- a CDS encoding Eco57I restriction-modification methylase domain-containing protein, giving the protein MISQKRMMGQYGTPQETVNHMVHTLLSYLPVSIERPKILDPSTGDGIFTLTLIAEGIEPGLLYAYDIDPTVSTPHSDVNFMTTDFLKADVYEEFDAIIGNPPYKSKRQSEYFLENNKFIKKQFGSIGVHNLYSLFIHKGIQALKPGGILTMIVQDSFLTNVFYKNFRHYLLTQTQIKEIALAPRRLFHKGKADVRTAILTLKKKEAGEDENESLMKLIDRLDNQFYETPLAKNVQYLNQKHFESLPGYNFAINVPFEILQHFQMPYQKFGDVIEGGTGISTGNDRHFLRKYEQIDNFKEWIPFYKNGGVNDGWYYAPKYFIHNDWQTLKEGHPNFTIRNSAFFYRKGITCSSMGVGFSAAYLPKNSLFGVNANFFPENEDDLFYFLGLLNSKLVTYMVRKVLNRTNMITSGYIKKLPYAAPSSINKEIVRAASRSLVKEKKLNPHFNTGPLQRTIDEAIYDIYGISKENQSHVEEFCQDILERI; this is encoded by the coding sequence ATGATATCTCAAAAACGTATGATGGGACAATATGGAACCCCTCAGGAAACCGTCAACCACATGGTCCATACATTATTATCTTATTTACCAGTATCCATCGAACGACCGAAAATCCTCGATCCCTCTACAGGTGATGGCATTTTCACTCTTACTCTTATAGCAGAAGGCATAGAACCGGGATTACTTTATGCCTATGATATAGATCCGACTGTGTCTACACCACATTCAGATGTCAACTTTATGACTACTGATTTCCTCAAAGCGGACGTGTATGAGGAATTTGACGCAATAATAGGAAACCCTCCATACAAATCAAAAAGACAAAGCGAATATTTCCTCGAAAACAATAAGTTCATTAAGAAACAATTCGGCTCAATCGGTGTACATAATTTATATTCCCTTTTTATTCATAAAGGCATACAGGCCTTAAAACCTGGAGGGATCCTTACTATGATTGTACAAGATTCCTTTTTGACGAATGTCTTTTACAAAAACTTCCGTCATTATTTGCTGACCCAAACCCAAATCAAAGAAATCGCCCTAGCACCAAGAAGGCTTTTTCATAAAGGGAAAGCGGATGTTCGCACAGCCATCCTCACCCTGAAAAAGAAGGAAGCAGGAGAAGACGAGAACGAATCTCTGATGAAATTGATCGATCGACTGGATAATCAGTTTTATGAGACGCCGTTAGCGAAAAATGTGCAATATTTGAATCAGAAACACTTTGAATCTCTGCCAGGCTACAACTTCGCCATCAATGTACCATTTGAGATACTTCAACACTTTCAGATGCCTTACCAAAAATTTGGTGATGTCATAGAAGGTGGTACAGGGATATCAACAGGGAACGACAGGCATTTCCTTCGCAAATATGAGCAAATTGATAATTTTAAAGAGTGGATTCCTTTTTACAAAAACGGTGGCGTGAATGATGGATGGTATTATGCTCCAAAATACTTCATACACAATGATTGGCAAACCCTTAAAGAAGGACACCCCAATTTCACCATAAGGAATTCGGCATTTTTTTATAGAAAAGGAATTACCTGCTCTTCCATGGGTGTTGGTTTTTCTGCCGCTTATCTTCCAAAAAACAGTCTTTTTGGTGTGAATGCTAACTTCTTTCCAGAAAATGAAGATGATTTATTCTATTTTTTAGGATTATTGAACAGCAAGCTAGTTACATATATGGTCAGAAAGGTACTTAATCGTACTAACATGATAACATCAGGGTATATAAAAAAGCTCCCTTATGCAGCACCTTCTTCTATTAACAAGGAAATAGTAAGGGCTGCATCCCGTTCTCTTGTGAAAGAAAAAAAGCTGAACCCCCACTTCAATACTGGACCTCTTCAACGAACAATTGATGAAGCTATTTATGATATATACGGCATCTCCAAAGAAAACCAGAGCCATGTGGAAGAGTTTTGTCAGGATATTTTAGAGAGAATTTAA
- a CDS encoding M24 family metallopeptidase — translation MEHRLNQFADYLKENSVDAAFINSTENFFYLTGFHTDPHERLLGLLVFPEDDPIAVLPGMEKGQIRDTGWKYDVLGYADHENPWDMMKELMNQKGLTDIHTVGIEKQVLSYGRSESFFGLFENIEIKDVEGQLNEMRVVKDSEEISIMREAAELADFGVKVGTEALQEGVTEMEVLAAIEYELKKKGVAEMSFSTMVLFGEKSGQPHGNPGDRQLKAGDFVLFDLGVVWKGYTSDITRTFAYRSISDEQQEIYEKVREALEASLAISKPGTRIGDLDQTARDVITEAGYGDKFPHRIGHGLGINVHEFPSMSHLNDGILKEGMTYTIEPGIYDPAVGGVRLEDDVLITENGYETLTKTPKELRIIE, via the coding sequence ATGGAACATAGATTAAATCAATTCGCTGATTATTTAAAGGAAAATAGTGTGGATGCAGCATTTATCAATTCTACGGAAAACTTTTTCTATTTGACAGGATTTCATACAGATCCTCACGAAAGACTGTTAGGGCTGCTTGTTTTCCCGGAGGACGATCCGATTGCTGTTTTACCGGGCATGGAAAAAGGGCAGATCCGGGATACAGGTTGGAAGTATGATGTGCTTGGGTATGCTGACCATGAGAACCCGTGGGATATGATGAAAGAGCTGATGAACCAAAAGGGTTTGACAGATATCCATACGGTTGGAATTGAAAAACAAGTCCTTTCATATGGGAGAAGTGAATCGTTCTTCGGCCTCTTCGAAAACATTGAAATTAAAGATGTCGAAGGTCAGTTAAATGAAATGCGCGTTGTAAAAGATTCTGAAGAAATCAGCATCATGAGAGAAGCGGCTGAACTTGCCGATTTTGGTGTGAAAGTAGGAACAGAAGCCTTGCAGGAAGGCGTCACTGAAATGGAGGTTCTAGCTGCTATAGAATATGAACTTAAGAAGAAAGGCGTTGCTGAAATGTCTTTCTCAACAATGGTCCTCTTTGGAGAAAAATCTGGCCAACCGCACGGAAATCCGGGAGATCGCCAATTGAAAGCCGGGGATTTCGTATTGTTCGATTTAGGTGTGGTGTGGAAAGGTTATACTTCAGATATCACACGAACCTTCGCCTATCGCTCTATCAGTGATGAACAACAAGAGATTTATGAAAAAGTGCGTGAAGCCCTGGAAGCTTCATTAGCTATCAGTAAACCGGGAACACGTATTGGTGATCTAGACCAAACAGCCCGTGATGTCATTACTGAAGCCGGTTATGGAGATAAATTTCCACACAGAATCGGCCACGGTCTAGGGATCAATGTCCATGAATTCCCATCTATGAGTCATTTGAATGACGGCATATTGAAAGAAGGAATGACCTACACAATTGAGCCGGGTATTTATGACCCTGCCGTGGGTGGGGTGCGCCTTGAAGATGATGTGCTCATTACAGAGAATGGGTATGAAACATTAACGAAAACACCAAAAGAGCTTCGAATAATTGAGTAA